One genomic window of Pseudomonas chlororaphis subsp. piscium includes the following:
- a CDS encoding FdhF/YdeP family oxidoreductase → MTTHHQADQTPTPRYKPYKGPAGGWGALISVAQAWLTSDNALKNLRMMLKTNQNGGFDCPGCAWGDSPESGMVKFCENGAKAVNWEATKRRVDGKFFAKHSVSSLLEQSDYWLEYQGRLTEPLSYDAETDRYKPISWEAAFALIGKHLQALPSPDMAEFYTSGRASNEAAYLYQLFVRAYGTNNFPDCSNMCHEASGVALAQSVGVGKGTVTFDDFEHADAIFVWGQNPGTNHPRMLEPLREAVKRGAQVVCINPLKERGLERFQHPQHPIEMLTNGNKPTNTAYFRPALGGDMAVVRGMAKFLLQWERDAQKTGAPSVFDHDFLNEHTAAVLDYLSVIDDTPWDEIVEQSGLTLVEIERAARMYAKGKNVIMCWAMGITQHRHSVPTIQEIANLMLLRGNIGRPGAGLCPVRGHSNVQGDRTMGINEQPPVAFLDALERRFQFKVPRENGHNVVEAIHAMLEGRSKVFIGLGGNFAQATPDSPRTFQALRNCDLTVQISTKLNRSHLAHGKEALILPCLGRTDIDLQSEGAQAVTVEDSFSMVHASNGQLQPLSPQMRSEPSILAGIAAATLGSHPVDWNWLVADYSRIRDLIADTIPGFKDFNERVKNPGGFYLGNSAGARRWNTPSGRANFRPNLLPKDLVHERTRATGQLPDLIMQSMRSHDQYNTTIYGLDDRYRGVKGQRDVLFVNEADIIRLGFKPGQKADIVSLWDDGRERRVKGFTLLAFDIPAGQAAAYYPEVNPLVPLESIGDGSYTPTSKFVAIRLEAASDSGLIMARSA, encoded by the coding sequence GTGACCACTCATCACCAAGCCGACCAGACACCCACCCCGCGCTACAAGCCCTACAAGGGCCCGGCCGGCGGCTGGGGCGCGCTCATCAGCGTCGCCCAGGCCTGGCTGACGAGTGACAACGCACTGAAAAACCTCCGCATGATGCTCAAGACCAACCAGAACGGCGGTTTCGACTGTCCGGGCTGCGCCTGGGGCGACTCTCCGGAAAGCGGCATGGTCAAGTTCTGCGAGAACGGCGCCAAGGCGGTGAACTGGGAAGCCACCAAACGCCGCGTGGATGGCAAGTTCTTCGCCAAGCACAGTGTCAGCTCGCTGCTGGAGCAGAGCGACTACTGGCTCGAATACCAGGGCCGCCTGACCGAGCCCCTGAGCTACGACGCCGAGACCGATCGCTATAAGCCCATCAGCTGGGAAGCGGCCTTCGCCCTGATCGGCAAGCACCTGCAAGCGCTGCCCAGCCCGGACATGGCCGAGTTCTACACCTCGGGCCGTGCCAGCAACGAAGCGGCGTACCTGTACCAGCTGTTCGTGCGCGCCTACGGCACCAACAATTTCCCCGACTGCTCGAACATGTGCCACGAGGCCAGCGGCGTGGCCCTCGCGCAGAGCGTCGGCGTCGGCAAAGGCACTGTGACCTTTGACGACTTCGAGCATGCCGATGCGATTTTCGTCTGGGGCCAGAACCCCGGTACCAACCACCCACGAATGCTCGAGCCGCTGCGCGAAGCAGTGAAACGCGGAGCCCAGGTGGTGTGCATCAACCCGCTGAAAGAACGCGGCCTTGAACGCTTCCAGCATCCGCAGCACCCGATTGAAATGCTCACCAACGGCAACAAGCCGACCAACACCGCCTACTTCCGCCCGGCCCTGGGCGGCGACATGGCGGTGGTGCGCGGCATGGCCAAGTTCCTCCTGCAATGGGAACGCGACGCCCAGAAGACTGGCGCGCCGTCGGTGTTCGATCACGACTTCCTCAACGAACACACCGCCGCCGTGCTGGATTACCTGAGCGTCATCGACGACACCCCATGGGACGAGATCGTCGAGCAGTCCGGCCTGACCCTGGTGGAGATCGAGCGCGCGGCGCGCATGTACGCCAAGGGCAAGAACGTGATCATGTGCTGGGCCATGGGCATCACCCAGCATCGCCACTCGGTGCCGACCATCCAGGAAATCGCCAACCTGATGCTGCTGCGCGGCAATATCGGCCGTCCGGGCGCCGGCCTGTGCCCGGTGCGCGGCCACAGCAACGTGCAGGGCGACCGCACCATGGGCATCAACGAACAGCCGCCGGTGGCCTTCCTCGACGCCCTGGAGCGACGCTTCCAGTTCAAGGTGCCGCGCGAGAACGGCCATAACGTGGTCGAGGCGATCCACGCCATGCTCGAAGGCCGCTCGAAAGTCTTCATCGGCCTGGGCGGCAACTTCGCTCAGGCCACCCCGGACAGCCCGCGGACCTTCCAGGCCCTGCGCAACTGCGACCTGACCGTGCAGATCAGCACCAAGCTCAACCGCAGCCACCTGGCCCACGGCAAGGAGGCACTAATCCTGCCGTGCCTGGGCCGCACCGACATCGACCTGCAGAGCGAAGGCGCGCAGGCGGTGACCGTGGAAGACTCCTTCAGCATGGTCCACGCGTCCAATGGCCAATTGCAACCGCTGTCGCCGCAGATGCGTTCGGAGCCGTCGATCCTCGCCGGTATCGCCGCCGCCACCCTGGGCAGCCACCCGGTGGACTGGAACTGGCTGGTGGCCGACTACAGCCGCATTCGCGACCTGATCGCCGACACCATTCCCGGCTTCAAGGACTTCAACGAGCGAGTGAAAAACCCTGGCGGCTTCTACCTCGGCAACTCGGCCGGCGCGCGGCGCTGGAACACCCCGTCGGGCCGCGCCAATTTCCGCCCGAACCTGTTGCCCAAGGATCTGGTGCACGAGCGCACCCGCGCCACCGGGCAGTTGCCGGACCTGATCATGCAGTCGATGCGTTCCCACGATCAGTACAACACCACCATCTACGGCCTGGACGACCGCTATCGTGGCGTGAAGGGCCAGCGCGACGTGCTGTTCGTCAACGAAGCCGACATCATCCGCCTGGGCTTCAAGCCGGGGCAGAAAGCCGACATCGTTTCGTTGTGGGATGACGGCCGCGAACGTCGGGTCAAGGGTTTCACCCTGTTGGCCTTCGATATTCCGGCCGGACAGGCCGCGGCTTACTACCCGGAAGTAAACCCGCTGGTGCCGCTGGAAAGCATCGGGGACGGCAGCTACACCCCAACCTCGAAGTTCGTCGCGATCCGCCTGGAAGCGGCCAGCGACAGCGGCTTGATCATGGCCCGGTCGGCCTGA
- a CDS encoding DUF1493 family protein, with protein sequence MHLAPGFPDDPTMRQLMQLLHEEIGLPERKGISLKTAINLDLGCDGADAEQLIQELEELFAIDFIDYDAYRYFQPEGYDVFFKRRAKGRGDKIPLTIGMLYQAIKAKRWDTRELEGI encoded by the coding sequence ATGCACCTCGCCCCCGGCTTCCCCGACGACCCGACCATGCGCCAGCTCATGCAATTGCTGCACGAAGAAATCGGCCTGCCCGAACGCAAAGGCATCAGCCTCAAGACCGCCATCAACCTCGACCTGGGCTGCGACGGCGCGGACGCCGAACAGCTGATACAGGAACTGGAAGAACTGTTCGCCATCGACTTTATCGACTACGACGCCTACCGCTACTTCCAGCCCGAAGGCTACGACGTGTTCTTCAAACGCAGGGCCAAGGGGCGCGGCGACAAGATCCCGCTGACCATCGGCATGCTGTACCAGGCGATCAAGGCCAAGCGCTGGGATACGCGGGAGCTGGAGGGGATTTAA
- a CDS encoding DUF7683 domain-containing protein, whose translation MKHEVVAFDRDTERVAFSIDLPGENLEQLTALMGWQEPDDPIYEYELSDEQIAALEKLIGRHFHSPDYLFFLSCSV comes from the coding sequence ATGAAACATGAGGTGGTTGCGTTTGATCGAGATACCGAGCGAGTGGCATTCAGCATTGATCTGCCTGGGGAGAACCTGGAGCAGCTCACTGCTCTGATGGGATGGCAAGAGCCTGATGATCCTATCTATGAGTACGAGCTATCAGACGAACAAATAGCGGCTTTAGAGAAGCTGATAGGCCGCCACTTTCACAGTCCGGATTACCTGTTTTTCCTGTCGTGCAGTGTGTAG
- a CDS encoding S-type pyocin domain-containing protein, which produces MARNKDVPQVWQHYDADGGGYRRLRDMTASELAERDEAQRGYEQMLARQQAYEERLPTTRVESQPAPVGCVFTKSCKLPNAVIDYVTPTGFIPTDAVGNYGALTLLGGREFEAGGRVPLKRISGALPANLGALTLGGVSVGSGATGSGLGLISSGVAAGALLGLVALLAPSSLGDGALYSEEQLRNLKQARTRLRLRVEQQADGSLKGYGFNTQGRREWEMIPVAQFEARGEQQVADLGDGITLTWTPAVDPSSTIGIPPLEAAPQTPPIWIFPPTEAAERIIVSPIYPPEYRDFILVFPVGAGVKPLYVVLSVPGKLGHYPPPKELAAFPDTYLVPSKNSVRGGGARRKRWLDSKGRIYEWDYMHGTVEQYDKQGRHLGEFDAETGQRLEDAKPGRRTAK; this is translated from the coding sequence ATGGCCCGCAACAAGGACGTGCCCCAGGTATGGCAGCACTACGACGCTGACGGTGGCGGTTATCGCCGCCTGCGCGATATGACCGCGAGCGAATTGGCTGAGCGTGATGAGGCGCAGCGGGGTTATGAGCAGATGCTCGCTCGCCAGCAGGCCTATGAAGAGCGGTTGCCGACTACACGGGTGGAATCGCAACCAGCGCCCGTTGGTTGCGTGTTCACCAAGTCTTGCAAGCTGCCGAACGCAGTCATCGACTACGTCACCCCGACAGGCTTCATACCAACTGATGCGGTAGGGAATTACGGCGCGTTGACGCTGCTGGGCGGTCGTGAGTTCGAGGCGGGTGGGCGAGTGCCCCTCAAGCGTATCAGCGGTGCGCTGCCTGCCAATCTCGGTGCCTTGACCCTGGGTGGGGTCTCCGTGGGTTCTGGCGCCACCGGCAGTGGCCTGGGGCTGATCTCCTCGGGCGTAGCGGCCGGTGCATTGCTGGGGCTGGTGGCCTTGCTCGCTCCATCGAGCCTGGGTGACGGCGCGCTGTACAGCGAAGAACAACTACGCAATCTCAAGCAAGCTCGCACCCGGCTACGCCTGCGAGTTGAACAGCAGGCCGATGGCAGCCTCAAGGGCTACGGCTTCAACACCCAGGGGCGCCGCGAGTGGGAAATGATTCCGGTGGCTCAGTTCGAGGCCCGTGGCGAGCAGCAAGTGGCCGACCTGGGCGATGGCATCACCCTCACCTGGACCCCGGCGGTGGACCCTTCGAGCACCATAGGGATACCACCGCTGGAAGCGGCTCCACAGACTCCACCGATCTGGATTTTCCCGCCGACTGAGGCGGCGGAGCGGATCATCGTCAGTCCGATTTATCCGCCGGAGTATCGGGATTTTATTCTGGTGTTTCCGGTGGGGGCGGGTGTTAAGCCACTTTATGTGGTGTTAAGTGTTCCAGGAAAACTGGGCCACTATCCTCCACCCAAGGAACTAGCAGCTTTTCCTGATACTTATTTGGTCCCTTCTAAAAACTCTGTGAGGGGTGGAGGTGCCAGGCGTAAACGCTGGTTGGATTCTAAAGGGCGGATTTATGAATGGGACTACATGCACGGTACGGTGGAACAATACGATAAGCAGGGTAGGCATTTAGGTGAGTTTGATGCCGAGACTGGCCAGCGGCTTGAGGATGCAAAACCTGGACGGAGAACAGCCAAATGA
- a CDS encoding glycine zipper domain-containing protein produces the protein MKFSSILLLSLGLVSGIASAGGTTEAGVGGALGGVLGSVVGQSIGGNTGSTIGAALGGAGGSAVGADRRSRGEAAIGGALGAAGGNVVGRSVGGTTGSLIGAAAGGGVGGALGNHMGNSSDRDDRRYRDRDYDDDRRYYRDGHPGRGHAYGHRKHKRHWRD, from the coding sequence ATGAAGTTCTCCTCGATTCTCTTGTTGTCCCTTGGCCTGGTCAGCGGCATCGCCTCTGCCGGCGGCACCACTGAAGCAGGTGTGGGCGGCGCATTGGGCGGGGTTCTAGGCTCGGTCGTCGGCCAATCGATTGGTGGTAACACCGGTTCCACCATCGGTGCCGCACTGGGCGGCGCGGGCGGCAGTGCCGTGGGTGCCGACAGACGCAGCCGTGGCGAAGCCGCTATCGGTGGTGCGCTGGGCGCAGCCGGCGGTAACGTGGTCGGTCGCAGCGTGGGGGGCACCACTGGCAGCCTGATCGGCGCAGCAGCGGGCGGTGGCGTCGGCGGCGCACTGGGTAACCACATGGGCAACTCCAGCGATCGTGACGATCGCCGTTACCGCGATCGCGACTACGACGACGACCGCCGCTACTACCGCGACGGCCACCCGGGTCGTGGCCATGCCTACGGGCATCGCAAGCACAAACGTCACTGGCGCGACTAA
- a CDS encoding 3-hydroxyacyl-CoA dehydrogenase, translated as MSQIEIQRAAVIGAGTMGRGIVMCLANAGVAVQWVDNNPQMLEQALTAVTETYAHNVRQGRIDQVEADARRARVSAAADYPAIRDVDLVIEAVYENLELKQKIFRELDGLLQPRAILASNTSALDIDAIAAVTRRPRQVLGLHFFSPAHIMKLLEIVRGAATAPQVLEASLALGERMGKVSVVSGNCPGFIGNRMLRTYVLEARKMLLEGAFPYQVDAALQGFGFAMGPFRMYDVVGIDLEWRARQLAGKGQEAHEVQVDNRLCEAGRFGQKSGKGYYHYEPGSRQAEHDVQVDALVQEVSEGLGYRRRDIGPEEILERCLLALVNEGAKILEEGIAGSAQDIDLVYLNGYGFPADKGGPMSWADRQGLVSIQQGLLRLQAESGAHWKPARLIDELVQAGKGFADHRAIG; from the coding sequence ATGAGCCAGATCGAGATTCAGCGCGCCGCGGTGATCGGTGCCGGGACCATGGGCCGCGGGATTGTGATGTGCCTGGCCAATGCCGGGGTCGCGGTGCAGTGGGTGGACAACAATCCGCAGATGCTCGAACAGGCGCTGACAGCGGTGACCGAGACTTATGCACACAACGTGCGTCAGGGTCGGATCGATCAGGTGGAGGCCGACGCGCGCCGGGCCCGGGTAAGCGCAGCAGCGGATTATCCGGCGATTCGCGATGTGGACCTGGTGATCGAGGCGGTCTACGAAAACCTCGAGCTGAAGCAGAAAATCTTCCGCGAACTCGATGGCCTGCTCCAACCTCGGGCGATCCTGGCAAGTAACACCTCGGCGCTGGATATCGACGCCATCGCCGCAGTCACCCGGCGTCCGCGGCAGGTGCTGGGCCTGCATTTCTTCAGCCCGGCCCACATCATGAAGCTGCTGGAAATCGTGCGGGGCGCTGCGACTGCGCCGCAGGTGCTCGAGGCCTCGCTGGCGCTGGGCGAACGAATGGGCAAGGTCAGTGTGGTGTCCGGTAACTGCCCTGGCTTCATCGGCAACCGCATGTTGCGTACCTATGTGCTGGAGGCGCGCAAGATGCTGCTGGAAGGGGCTTTCCCTTATCAGGTGGATGCCGCATTGCAGGGCTTCGGTTTTGCCATGGGCCCGTTCCGCATGTACGACGTGGTCGGCATCGATTTGGAGTGGCGCGCCCGACAGCTGGCCGGCAAGGGCCAGGAGGCGCACGAAGTGCAGGTGGATAATCGCCTGTGCGAGGCGGGTCGGTTCGGCCAGAAGAGTGGCAAGGGTTATTACCATTACGAGCCCGGCAGTCGCCAGGCCGAGCATGATGTGCAGGTCGATGCCCTGGTTCAGGAGGTCAGCGAAGGCCTGGGCTACCGTCGTCGCGACATTGGTCCCGAGGAAATCCTCGAACGCTGCCTGCTGGCGCTGGTCAACGAAGGCGCGAAGATACTAGAGGAAGGCATCGCCGGTTCTGCACAGGATATCGACCTGGTGTACCTCAACGGTTATGGCTTCCCGGCAGACAAGGGCGGGCCGATGAGCTGGGCGGACCGGCAGGGGCTGGTGTCCATTCAGCAAGGGTTGCTGCGGCTGCAAGCCGAGTCGGGCGCGCACTGGAAGCCGGCGCGGTTGATTGACGAGCTGGTGCAGGCTGGCAAAGGGTTTGCCGATCACCGGGCCATCGGTTGA
- a CDS encoding polysaccharide deacetylase family protein: MRVLVVALMLSLWTAVAQAAGPMVFATIDRSSWPGSLATQAGFDTASRAEILMFGKALLASEALDDASLKQRLGVKALDHHSVEQVRERFWIRLLSSYHSASQDCEGAAFCPLVRNLDDLRQLAQGFTGTVSPAYDAWAQVSRQFHEQYLNEQLRLAALFPKISSEIERFDSAELMGDELADRQFLLTFDDGPTAAGGHTDTLANVLRANDLHGLFFVLGEPFQARLRKSSPAQMRELYSGQCVALHGWEHKSHSAWSEWQQSITRSATLVRGTLPDDYQPLFRPPYGQRQSDSAAFFKAQGIKVMLWGIDSQDWSKSISASAASQRVQTLMLLWRRGIILFHDIHNKAPAAVPTLIAANKSNGVKWVDCRATR, encoded by the coding sequence ATGCGGGTTCTGGTTGTTGCGTTGATGTTGTCCCTGTGGACGGCCGTTGCCCAGGCTGCCGGCCCGATGGTGTTCGCCACCATCGATCGCAGTAGCTGGCCGGGTTCATTGGCCACGCAAGCGGGCTTCGATACCGCCTCGCGCGCGGAAATCCTGATGTTCGGCAAGGCCCTGCTGGCCAGCGAGGCGCTGGACGATGCCAGCCTCAAGCAGCGCCTGGGCGTCAAGGCGCTGGACCATCATTCGGTCGAGCAAGTGCGCGAGCGTTTCTGGATACGCCTACTCAGCAGTTACCACAGCGCCAGCCAGGACTGTGAAGGCGCCGCCTTCTGCCCGCTGGTGCGTAACCTGGATGACTTGCGGCAACTGGCCCAGGGTTTCACCGGAACGGTCAGCCCGGCCTATGACGCCTGGGCCCAGGTGAGCCGCCAGTTTCATGAGCAGTACCTGAACGAACAGCTGCGCCTGGCGGCGTTGTTCCCGAAGATCAGCAGTGAGATCGAACGTTTCGACAGCGCCGAGCTGATGGGCGACGAGCTGGCGGACCGGCAGTTTCTGCTGACCTTCGACGACGGCCCGACGGCCGCGGGCGGCCATACCGATACGCTGGCCAATGTGCTGCGGGCCAACGATCTGCATGGCCTGTTCTTCGTGCTGGGCGAGCCGTTCCAGGCGCGTCTGCGCAAGTCGTCGCCGGCGCAAATGCGCGAGTTGTACAGCGGCCAGTGCGTTGCCCTGCATGGCTGGGAACATAAATCCCACAGCGCCTGGAGCGAATGGCAGCAGTCCATCACCCGTTCCGCGACCCTGGTGCGCGGCACGTTGCCGGATGACTACCAGCCGCTGTTCCGCCCGCCTTATGGCCAGCGCCAGAGTGACAGTGCGGCGTTCTTCAAGGCCCAGGGTATCAAGGTGATGCTCTGGGGCATCGACTCCCAGGACTGGAGCAAGAGCATCAGCGCCAGCGCGGCGAGCCAGCGGGTGCAAACCCTAATGTTGCTGTGGCGCCGGGGGATCATTTTGTTTCACGACATTCACAACAAGGCGCCTGCCGCAGTGCCGACGCTGATCGCCGCCAATAAGAGCAATGGCGTGAAGTGGGTGGATTGCCGCGCAACGCGGTAA
- a CDS encoding tetratricopeptide repeat protein, translating into MRLFRVTSIFSLWALAFSVTAQQLPVEVLSAVVKDQKIADAEVLVQRNGAQSVVGRTNAQGQVTLTTDFADDPSNLLIIKKPGYSNLVVKCPCSGMTYAISPVMQNLDGLRVVLTWGATPSDLDSHMIFPGNNIYFRNQQGEDAHLDVDDIDGYGPETITLEKKHYGESYVYAVHDYSNQTRPESRQLAASQAKVFVYMGQSLVRTYYVPQDRSGNLWTVFRMTGNGDFQDINTLSGVTVDAQDVLNEVSPLLDDKVEVAAVAVSSSAQADAKTLNRKGEEAYHAGNLQQAIDFYRQAIELNNGYGQAYSNLGLAYQKAGNTAESIWANRKAIALASGSSAATVRASSYYNIARIYEAAGQFADALRHYQLAKQQKANPVYDKAIERVQNR; encoded by the coding sequence ATGCGCTTGTTTCGCGTGACTTCGATTTTTTCGTTGTGGGCATTGGCGTTTTCGGTGACGGCGCAGCAGCTGCCGGTCGAGGTGCTGAGTGCGGTGGTCAAGGACCAGAAGATCGCCGATGCCGAAGTGCTGGTGCAGCGCAATGGTGCCCAGAGCGTTGTCGGTCGTACCAATGCTCAAGGCCAGGTGACCCTGACCACCGACTTCGCCGATGACCCCAGCAACCTGCTGATCATCAAGAAACCCGGCTACTCCAACCTGGTGGTCAAGTGCCCGTGCAGCGGCATGACCTACGCCATCAGCCCGGTGATGCAGAACCTCGACGGTCTGCGCGTGGTGCTGACTTGGGGCGCTACCCCTAGCGATCTCGATTCGCACATGATCTTCCCGGGCAACAACATCTACTTCCGCAACCAGCAAGGCGAAGATGCCCACCTGGACGTCGACGATATCGACGGCTACGGCCCGGAAACCATCACCCTGGAAAAGAAACACTACGGCGAAAGCTATGTGTACGCGGTGCATGACTACAGCAACCAGACTCGCCCGGAGTCCCGTCAGCTTGCCGCCAGCCAGGCCAAGGTGTTCGTGTACATGGGCCAGTCGCTGGTGCGCACCTACTACGTGCCACAGGATCGCAGCGGTAACCTGTGGACCGTGTTCCGCATGACCGGCAATGGCGACTTCCAGGACATCAACACCCTCAGCGGCGTGACCGTCGATGCGCAGGACGTGTTGAACGAAGTGTCGCCGTTGCTCGATGACAAAGTGGAAGTTGCCGCCGTTGCCGTCAGCAGCAGCGCACAAGCCGATGCGAAAACCCTGAACCGCAAGGGCGAAGAGGCTTACCACGCCGGTAACCTGCAGCAAGCCATCGACTTCTACCGTCAGGCCATCGAGCTGAACAACGGCTACGGTCAGGCCTACAGCAACCTTGGCCTGGCCTATCAGAAAGCCGGCAACACCGCCGAATCGATCTGGGCCAACCGCAAGGCCATTGCCCTCGCCAGCGGCAGTTCGGCGGCCACCGTGCGCGCCAGTTCCTACTACAACATCGCGCGTATCTACGAAGCGGCCGGCCAGTTCGCCGATGCCCTGCGTCACTATCAGTTGGCCAAGCAGCAGAAGGCCAACCCGGTGTATGACAAAGCCATCGAGCGTGTGCAAAACCGCTGA
- a CDS encoding acyl-CoA thioesterase translates to MTDRMPQRTDYRHFQPIITRWHDNDVYGHVNNVTYYSFFDTAVNTYLIKEGGLDIHDGEVVGFVVSSACDYFASIAFPERIEIGLRVGKLGNSSVQYELAVFKAGETDACAAGRFVHVFVDRASNQPVGIPDSLRAALERLLM, encoded by the coding sequence ATGACCGACCGCATGCCGCAACGCACCGACTACCGCCACTTCCAGCCCATCATCACGCGCTGGCACGACAACGATGTGTACGGTCATGTGAATAACGTCACCTACTACAGCTTCTTCGACACGGCGGTGAACACCTACCTGATCAAAGAGGGTGGCCTGGATATCCATGACGGCGAGGTGGTGGGTTTCGTGGTGAGTTCGGCCTGCGATTACTTTGCCTCGATCGCTTTTCCCGAGCGCATCGAGATCGGCCTGCGCGTCGGCAAGCTGGGCAACAGTTCGGTGCAGTACGAGCTGGCGGTGTTCAAGGCGGGAGAAACCGATGCCTGCGCGGCGGGGCGCTTCGTGCATGTGTTCGTCGATCGGGCATCGAACCAGCCGGTAGGGATTCCTGACAGTCTGCGTGCGGCGCTGGAACGCTTGCTGATGTGA
- a CDS encoding RecQ family ATP-dependent DNA helicase: MHDTLEQVFGYPQFRPGQEAAVSAVLAGRSAAAIFPTGSGKSLCYQLPALLLPHLTLVVSPLLALMQDQLAFLQRHGIAAASIDSAQSRDDANEVMARARSGELKILMISVERLKNERFRNFLQQVRISLLVVDEAHCISEWGHNFRPDYLKLPDYQRQFNIPQALLLTATATPKVIADMQAKFAIAEQDVVTTGFYRPNLNLLVEPVRGQDKRRRLVQWMSERPGQPSIVYVTLQKTAEHIAEHLSRNGIQAQAYHAGLPHEQREAIQRQFMAGQSNCIVATIAFGMGIDKSDIRNVVHFDLPKSIENYSQEIGRAGRDGQPSDCLVLANRDSLNVLENFVYGDTPELEGIRCVLDELQGAAPDGQWEFLLGPLADQSNIRQLPLKTLLVQLELRGLIAPRYAYFAEYRFKFLEEPEVLLARFEGERREFVAAIIETSSRARTWATVNFDALYQQHQAERNRVVKALDYFQEKGWVELESKQMTEVYNLLETGFDAATLSQQLHAYFKQHESSEIARIHAMLELFATEQCLGHRLAQYFGDDQAPQRCGHCSVCHGQVARLPEPPALPALVDKNFDALCGEFIHRHQQHSGATPGAERLTRFLCGISVPLFTKLKARSIQGFAVLEDYPYAEVRDWAEHHLKA; this comes from the coding sequence ATGCACGACACCCTCGAACAGGTCTTCGGTTATCCACAGTTTCGTCCCGGCCAGGAGGCGGCGGTCAGCGCGGTATTGGCCGGGCGCTCGGCGGCGGCGATCTTTCCCACGGGCTCCGGCAAGTCCCTGTGCTACCAGCTGCCGGCCTTGCTGCTGCCACACCTGACCCTGGTGGTCTCACCGTTGCTGGCGCTGATGCAGGACCAACTGGCGTTTCTGCAGCGGCACGGCATCGCCGCGGCGAGCATCGATTCGGCGCAGAGCCGCGACGACGCCAACGAGGTCATGGCGCGGGCGCGCTCCGGTGAACTGAAGATCCTGATGATCTCGGTGGAGCGTCTGAAGAACGAGCGCTTTCGCAACTTCCTGCAGCAGGTGCGGATTTCCCTGCTGGTGGTGGACGAGGCGCACTGCATCTCCGAATGGGGCCATAACTTTCGCCCCGACTACCTCAAGCTGCCGGACTACCAGCGCCAGTTCAACATTCCCCAGGCCCTGCTGCTGACCGCTACCGCCACGCCCAAGGTGATCGCCGACATGCAGGCGAAATTCGCTATAGCCGAACAGGATGTAGTGACCACCGGTTTCTACCGGCCCAACCTCAACCTGCTGGTGGAACCGGTGCGTGGCCAGGACAAGCGCCGGCGCCTGGTGCAGTGGATGAGCGAGCGTCCCGGGCAGCCGAGCATCGTCTATGTCACCTTGCAGAAAACCGCCGAGCATATCGCCGAGCATCTGAGTCGCAACGGCATCCAGGCCCAGGCCTATCACGCCGGGCTGCCCCATGAGCAGCGCGAGGCCATCCAGCGTCAGTTCATGGCAGGCCAGTCCAATTGCATTGTCGCCACCATCGCTTTCGGCATGGGTATCGACAAGAGCGACATCCGCAATGTGGTGCATTTCGACCTGCCCAAATCCATCGAAAACTACAGCCAGGAAATCGGCCGCGCCGGGCGTGATGGTCAACCTTCCGACTGCCTGGTGCTGGCCAACCGCGACAGCCTCAACGTGCTGGAAAACTTCGTCTACGGCGACACGCCGGAGCTGGAAGGCATTCGTTGTGTGCTGGACGAGCTGCAGGGCGCGGCGCCCGACGGGCAGTGGGAGTTCCTGCTGGGGCCGCTGGCGGACCAGAGCAACATTCGTCAGCTGCCGCTCAAGACCTTGCTGGTGCAGCTGGAACTGCGTGGCCTGATCGCGCCGCGTTACGCCTACTTCGCCGAATACCGCTTCAAATTCCTCGAGGAGCCGGAAGTGCTGCTGGCACGTTTCGAAGGTGAGCGCCGAGAGTTCGTGGCGGCGATCATCGAGACCTCCAGCCGTGCCCGAACCTGGGCCACGGTGAATTTCGACGCGCTTTATCAGCAGCATCAGGCCGAGCGTAACCGAGTGGTGAAGGCCCTGGACTACTTCCAGGAAAAGGGTTGGGTCGAGCTGGAAAGCAAGCAGATGACCGAGGTCTACAACCTGCTGGAGACGGGCTTCGATGCCGCGACCCTGAGCCAGCAATTGCACGCCTATTTCAAGCAGCACGAAAGCAGCGAGATCGCGCGGATCCACGCGATGCTCGAACTGTTCGCCACCGAGCAGTGCCTGGGGCATCGCCTGGCGCAGTATTTCGGCGATGACCAGGCGCCGCAGCGGTGCGGGCATTGTTCGGTGTGCCACGGCCAGGTGGCCCGCCTGCCGGAGCCGCCAGCCTTGCCCGCGCTTGTGGATAAAAACTTCGACGCGCTGTGCGGTGAATTTATCCACAGGCACCAACAACACAGCGGTGCGACTCCGGGAGCGGAACGGCTGACGCGTTTCCTGTGCGGGATCAGCGTGCCGCTGTTCACCAAGCTCAAGGCGCGGTCGATCCAGGGTTTTGCAGTGCTCGAGGATTACCCCTACGCCGAAGTGCGCGATTGGGCCGAACATCACCTCAAAGCCTGA